The Patescibacteria group bacterium genome includes a region encoding these proteins:
- a CDS encoding ABC transporter ATP-binding protein has protein sequence MPDVVKTKSKPLPPVPDTVPISAPVEPAKKPIIEVVGVNKMFKVGKNIIPVLKDVNVKLYPEEFVLLLGPSGSGKSTLLNTMLGLEIPTSGKVMLQGVDITKKKMNEMARYRHKVFGIVFQKSDWVRCVNVIENVALPLAIEGRPRKERMPKAWARLKEMGMDDHAHYIPSELSGGQQQKVSLARALINDPPVIVADEPTGNLDSVSADKVMRFFKELNEKYHKTILMVTHNIEYVSYASRTIYVKDGVITEGMG, from the coding sequence ATGCCTGATGTTGTAAAAACAAAATCGAAACCATTACCCCCCGTACCTGATACCGTACCGATTTCTGCGCCGGTTGAACCCGCGAAAAAGCCGATCATCGAGGTAGTGGGCGTAAATAAGATGTTTAAGGTCGGTAAGAACATTATTCCGGTATTAAAAGACGTCAACGTCAAACTATACCCGGAGGAGTTTGTATTGCTACTGGGTCCGTCTGGGAGCGGCAAATCAACTCTGCTCAATACCATGCTGGGTTTAGAAATCCCCACGTCAGGCAAGGTCATGCTCCAGGGGGTGGATATTACCAAAAAAAAGATGAATGAAATGGCGCGATACCGCCATAAGGTCTTTGGCATTGTCTTTCAGAAATCAGACTGGGTACGTTGCGTCAATGTTATCGAGAACGTAGCCTTGCCTCTGGCCATTGAGGGTCGGCCGCGCAAGGAAAGAATGCCCAAGGCCTGGGCGCGTCTCAAAGAAATGGGAATGGATGATCACGCCCACTACATACCGAGCGAGCTATCGGGTGGACAGCAGCAAAAAGTATCATTAGCCCGGGCGCTGATTAATGATCCGCCGGTCATTGTCGCTGATGAACCAACCGGGAACCTGGATTCTGTTTCGGCGGACAAGGTTATGCGTTTTTTTAAGGAATTGAACGAGAAATACCATAAGACCATTCTTATGGTCACGCATAATATTGAATACGTGAGTTACGCTTCACGGACGATCTACGTCAAGGACGGCGTTATCACCGAGGGCATGGGCTGA
- a CDS encoding FtsX-like permease family protein, translating to MKLTYTFFLAGSNLRRRKFRSFLTIGGMAVGIALIVFLLSLGFGLQNMIKSQVTNAEALTVLDVSKGESTLLELNDKTIDQFNKINSVQDVSPSLSLSGQIANQDAVTDVAIYGIDPKFISLEGLKISFGKEFTASDAKEIFITTTALNLINIGDPEAAVGEKVKLKVLVPEKLEGTTEENLVSKEIDVTIAGVINDEELTIVYAPIKFLETIGFTPEYSAAKVKVDPEKVKEYNLARIKVTDESKLPEVRKQIESMGYQVDSVADTVGQIDKIFMVFEIIMGAFGGIAMFVAAVGALNTLTVSLLERTREIGLMKSLGAASSDIYRLFLVESITIGMVGGIIGIGVGFAMGEGANYGLNFLAHKVGGDGVDIFYTPPIFIAIVLAVSFVVSVITGYYPARRASKINPLDALRYE from the coding sequence ATGAAGCTGACCTATACATTTTTTCTGGCCGGATCGAATTTGAGGCGCCGAAAATTTCGAAGCTTTTTAACGATTGGCGGTATGGCAGTCGGTATCGCGCTGATCGTGTTTCTGCTTTCACTTGGCTTCGGACTCCAGAATATGATCAAGAGCCAGGTAACCAACGCCGAGGCATTAACCGTATTGGATGTTTCCAAAGGCGAATCGACCTTACTCGAGCTGAATGATAAAACTATCGATCAATTCAACAAAATCAACAGCGTTCAGGATGTCAGCCCGTCATTAAGCTTATCGGGCCAAATCGCTAATCAAGACGCCGTTACCGATGTTGCCATCTATGGCATTGACCCAAAATTCATCTCATTGGAAGGGTTAAAAATAAGCTTTGGTAAAGAATTTACAGCTTCGGATGCAAAGGAAATATTCATCACGACGACGGCGTTGAATCTTATCAACATCGGAGATCCGGAAGCGGCGGTCGGTGAAAAAGTTAAACTGAAGGTATTGGTACCGGAGAAGCTCGAAGGTACTACGGAAGAGAATTTGGTTAGCAAGGAAATCGACGTTACCATTGCCGGTGTGATTAATGACGAGGAGCTGACTATTGTTTATGCGCCGATCAAGTTTCTAGAAACCATCGGTTTCACTCCAGAGTACAGTGCCGCCAAGGTGAAAGTTGATCCGGAAAAAGTAAAAGAGTACAACCTCGCTCGGATCAAGGTAACCGACGAATCTAAATTACCCGAAGTGCGCAAACAAATCGAATCGATGGGGTATCAGGTGGACTCCGTAGCTGATACGGTCGGCCAGATTGACAAGATATTTATGGTATTTGAAATTATTATGGGCGCGTTCGGCGGAATTGCCATGTTTGTCGCCGCGGTCGGCGCGTTAAATACCTTAACCGTATCGCTACTTGAACGTACTCGTGAAATCGGTTTGATGAAATCGCTCGGAGCCGCTTCAAGCGATATATACCGTTTGTTTCTAGTGGAATCAATAACGATCGGTATGGTGGGCGGTATTATTGGCATTGGTGTGGGCTTCGCCATGGGCGAGGGTGCGAATTATGGACTGAATTTTCTTGCGCACAAAGTCGGCGGTGATGGAGTGGATATATTTTATACACCGCCGATATTCATCGCCATCGTGCTAGCTGTCTCATTCGTAGTCAGCGTGATTACCGGTTATTACCCCGCCCGGCGCGCGTCAAAGATTAATCCGCTCGATGCTTTACGTTACGAATAA
- the dnaG gene encoding DNA primase encodes MDNQVEEIKQRLNLVEVIQEYVKLTPAGTNYKANCPFHQEKTPSFMVSEDKQIWHCFGCGEGGDVFGFVMKMEGMTFPETLRLLAEKAGVQLRRRNPENENRNTRLLEINQAAAGFYHQTLLERPEAQPARDYLKERGVLAETLEEFEIGFALKAWDELGNFLRSQGYSDDETFSAGLTIKKDKGNGHYDRFRGRIMFPLADAHGRVVGFGGRILPSLDDGQSGKYVNSPQTAIYNKSTILFALNLAKQEIKNHKIAVVVEGYMDALSSHQAGIKHVVASGGTALTNEQIRLLKRYASAVALSFDMDPAGFEAAKRGLEVAWQQEMETRVIQLPFGKDPDECIRRDPAAWQRAVEQAKPFMDYFFAKTLADHPPATVQGKKDTAKILLPLIARLPDPIEKSHYLQQLANAINVPEQALQDKLRQTRPGQTVRTQAVANVATTMVKNRPEQLTDLVLGLLLLAPDQLEGISQRLEPEQLRGENRDELYKQMIIYYTKNQHFGSEEFVQSLVQHSPTLTQLAERLRLYAQSQTGELSEPVSELARKTFAEALPFLKRHQLLDTISRLERQLHQAEADRKTEAIDTLTKEITHLTESISQSE; translated from the coding sequence ATGGACAATCAAGTCGAAGAAATAAAACAGCGGCTCAATCTGGTTGAAGTCATCCAGGAATACGTTAAGCTGACTCCGGCCGGCACTAATTACAAAGCCAACTGCCCATTCCACCAGGAAAAAACGCCGTCTTTTATGGTGTCCGAGGATAAACAGATCTGGCACTGTTTTGGGTGTGGTGAAGGCGGGGATGTGTTCGGTTTTGTGATGAAGATGGAGGGCATGACCTTTCCCGAGACTTTGCGCCTATTGGCCGAGAAAGCCGGAGTGCAGCTGCGCCGGCGCAATCCCGAGAATGAGAATCGCAATACCCGGCTACTGGAAATAAACCAGGCGGCGGCGGGTTTTTATCATCAGACTTTGTTAGAACGACCCGAAGCCCAGCCGGCGCGGGATTATCTCAAGGAGCGGGGCGTGTTGGCCGAAACTTTGGAAGAATTCGAAATCGGTTTCGCTCTCAAGGCCTGGGATGAGTTGGGAAACTTTCTGCGGAGCCAGGGCTACTCCGACGATGAAACGTTTTCAGCCGGCTTGACGATAAAGAAGGATAAGGGTAATGGACACTACGATCGTTTTCGGGGCCGAATTATGTTCCCGCTGGCCGACGCGCACGGCCGGGTGGTTGGTTTTGGGGGTCGAATACTGCCCAGCTTGGACGATGGCCAGTCCGGTAAATACGTGAACTCGCCTCAAACCGCGATTTACAATAAGAGCACTATTCTTTTTGCGCTCAATCTAGCCAAGCAAGAAATCAAGAATCACAAGATAGCCGTAGTCGTTGAAGGCTACATGGATGCGCTGTCTTCGCATCAAGCCGGCATTAAGCACGTCGTAGCTTCGGGCGGTACGGCGCTAACCAACGAACAGATTCGGTTACTGAAACGATACGCGTCGGCCGTGGCCTTGTCTTTTGACATGGATCCGGCCGGATTCGAAGCCGCCAAACGCGGTCTGGAAGTGGCCTGGCAGCAAGAGATGGAGACGCGGGTAATCCAGCTGCCCTTTGGCAAAGACCCGGACGAATGTATCCGCCGCGATCCGGCCGCTTGGCAGCGAGCCGTTGAGCAAGCCAAGCCGTTCATGGATTATTTCTTTGCCAAGACATTAGCCGATCATCCACCAGCCACGGTGCAGGGTAAAAAAGACACGGCCAAGATTTTATTGCCACTGATTGCCCGGTTGCCCGATCCGATTGAAAAATCCCATTATTTGCAACAGCTGGCTAATGCCATTAACGTTCCCGAACAGGCTCTCCAGGACAAATTACGGCAAACTCGACCTGGCCAGACCGTTCGCACCCAAGCCGTAGCTAATGTCGCAACCACCATGGTCAAGAATCGTCCGGAACAACTGACTGATTTGGTGTTGGGCCTGCTCTTATTAGCTCCAGATCAGCTGGAAGGAATCAGCCAGCGGCTTGAGCCGGAACAGTTGCGGGGTGAGAACCGGGACGAACTTTACAAGCAGATGATAATATATTATACTAAAAATCAGCATTTTGGCAGTGAGGAGTTCGTTCAATCACTCGTTCAACACAGCCCCACATTAACCCAATTAGCGGAGCGGTTGCGTCTCTACGCCCAATCCCAAACGGGTGAGCTGTCTGAACCGGTCAGCGAACTAGCCCGAAAGACCTTTGCGGAGGCTCTGCCGTTCCTCAAACGGCATCAGCTTCTCGATACCATTTCACGCCTGGAGCGGCAATTGCACCAGGCCGAGGCGGATCGGAAAACAGAGGCCATTGATACATTGACGAAGGAAATTACACACTTGACTGAATCAATCAGTCAATCAGAGTAA
- the rpoD gene encoding RNA polymerase sigma factor RpoD yields MPKKPAKLKKKRPARPIVHKKKRPASKPKPKFKKRPIRKPHIRVKAVKKIAPKHELVELDEHAVNMLLHKGRVRGFVTEKEVLYAFPEVEEYMDRYEDFLDRLDQQGMQVVESDAGILDTHTTQATSTKATELESQRYDLSDISDDSIQMYLREIGKVPLLSTEEEVQLAKRKERSDVEAGKKMVQANLRLVVSIAKKFTGRSLSLLDLIQEGNIGLFRAVEKFDYRKGYKFSTYATWWIRQAITRALADQSRIIRIPVHMVETINKFQQIERQLIQDLGREPLPEEIAAEMGQEVEKVRHIMKISQETVSLETSVGEEEDESTLGDFIEDDKTLSPDRVAALQLLKDHVHDIIKELPAREQKILEMRFGLLDGVSHTLEEVGQEFGVTRERIRQIEAKALEKIQEHGGMKKLRDY; encoded by the coding sequence ATGCCAAAAAAACCAGCCAAACTCAAGAAGAAGCGACCGGCTCGGCCGATTGTCCACAAGAAGAAACGACCAGCGTCGAAACCCAAGCCAAAGTTCAAGAAACGCCCGATTAGAAAACCTCATATTCGTGTCAAGGCTGTGAAGAAAATAGCACCCAAACACGAATTGGTCGAACTCGACGAGCACGCGGTCAATATGTTATTGCACAAAGGCCGGGTGCGTGGTTTCGTGACTGAAAAAGAAGTACTGTACGCGTTTCCAGAGGTGGAGGAATACATGGACCGGTACGAGGATTTTCTGGATCGGCTGGATCAGCAGGGCATGCAGGTGGTTGAATCCGACGCCGGCATACTCGATACGCACACTACTCAGGCAACCAGTACAAAGGCGACCGAACTGGAAAGTCAGCGTTACGATTTGAGCGATATTTCCGACGACTCCATTCAGATGTACTTGCGGGAGATCGGCAAGGTGCCGCTGTTGTCCACTGAAGAAGAAGTTCAGCTGGCCAAGCGCAAAGAACGCAGCGATGTGGAAGCCGGCAAGAAGATGGTTCAGGCCAATCTAAGGCTGGTGGTTTCGATCGCGAAAAAGTTTACCGGACGCTCGCTGTCATTGCTCGATTTGATTCAAGAAGGCAACATCGGCTTATTCCGTGCCGTAGAAAAATTTGATTATCGCAAGGGATACAAGTTCTCGACTTACGCTACCTGGTGGATCCGTCAGGCAATCACGCGCGCCCTGGCTGACCAATCGCGCATCATCCGCATCCCGGTGCATATGGTGGAGACGATTAATAAATTCCAGCAGATTGAACGCCAACTGATCCAGGATTTGGGTCGGGAACCGCTACCCGAAGAGATTGCCGCTGAAATGGGCCAGGAGGTGGAGAAGGTCAGGCACATCATGAAGATTTCCCAGGAGACCGTATCGCTGGAAACATCCGTCGGCGAAGAGGAAGATGAGTCGACTTTGGGAGATTTCATTGAAGACGATAAAACTCTATCACCGGACCGGGTGGCCGCCCTGCAGTTGCTAAAAGACCACGTCCACGATATTATCAAAGAATTACCCGCCCGGGAGCAGAAAATACTGGAAATGCGCTTTGGCTTGCTGGACGGCGTATCGCATACGCTGGAAGAAGTTGGCCAGGAGTTCGGCGTCACCCGCGAGCGTATTCGGCAGATCGAAGCCAAGGCTCTGGAGAAGATTCAAGAGCACGGCGGGATGAAAAAGCTGCGGGATTACTAG
- a CDS encoding ABC transporter ATP-binding protein has product MLQLENVGKTYQEDDNFAVLSNVTLSVHDGEFVCVLGPSGCGKTVLLMLLAGLIMPTSGALTMNGQPITRPDRSRILMFQHNVLLPWKTVLSNVLFGMTNMDMSEKQKLEQALYYIDLVGLSQFKGWYTHKLSGGMQQRAALARSLAANPQVLLMDEPFSALDIDYRRFFRKTLERIWQMRKQTIVLVTHDIEDAVRLADTVYILTARPAMIKSVYHIDLERPRSRRGTQAADLESFSRRIKHDLAGEFNKSAGEPELDEQLLTQYQL; this is encoded by the coding sequence ATGCTTCAGCTAGAAAATGTCGGTAAAACCTACCAGGAGGACGATAATTTTGCCGTACTAAGCAACGTAACCCTGTCAGTTCATGACGGGGAGTTTGTGTGCGTACTCGGGCCGAGCGGTTGCGGCAAGACGGTTCTGCTAATGCTGCTGGCCGGCTTGATCATGCCCACCTCCGGCGCATTGACCATGAATGGACAGCCCATCACCCGGCCGGATCGGTCGCGGATACTGATGTTCCAGCACAATGTTCTGTTGCCCTGGAAGACGGTGCTGAGCAACGTACTGTTCGGAATGACGAACATGGACATGTCGGAGAAACAAAAGCTGGAGCAGGCGCTGTATTATATCGACCTGGTGGGACTAAGCCAGTTCAAAGGCTGGTACACCCACAAGCTATCAGGCGGCATGCAGCAGCGGGCGGCGCTGGCCCGGTCGCTGGCAGCCAATCCGCAGGTACTGCTGATGGACGAGCCATTCTCGGCGCTGGACATTGATTATCGCAGATTTTTTAGAAAAACGCTGGAGCGGATCTGGCAAATGCGGAAACAGACCATCGTCTTGGTCACTCATGACATTGAAGACGCAGTTCGTTTGGCCGATACGGTGTATATATTGACGGCCCGGCCGGCCATGATCAAGTCGGTGTACCATATAGACCTGGAACGACCGCGCAGCCGGCGGGGTACGCAGGCGGCGGATCTGGAAAGCTTCTCCAGGCGGATCAAGCACGATCTGGCGGGAGAATTTAACAAGTCGGCAGGAGAACCTGAGTTGGACGAACAATTATTAACTCAATATCAATTATGA
- a CDS encoding ABC transporter substrate-binding protein, with the protein MRRNIMLGLSVVILGLGIGWMVTRNKVDPNDGSLKSIKIGYNYQQSTIVGPVIVASEKGYFRDAGLDAELVPFRSGSEIKQALAGGTVDVASLSTVDLLISVDKQAPVKALAFSSFGPHFLYVRPEDSDQPLTYFADKTFATRADGNGGLVVSTALQQLGADVKAIKFLDVDKAARGLALMQNRTVDAATLQYDQRQQMLDAGAVPLKAWQDGGYASAQDPKYTTVTMTLINTDYLSGNADAASAFIDAIIRAHEYTDENLEASAQIIADYTRTASAGAIDLSVDDIAGSWRDQVINRHIWLDPTILDASIKAAYGLGIINREMPAAELFDLRFQDRLRAAEQNIYGQ; encoded by the coding sequence ATGAGGCGCAACATCATGCTTGGTTTGTCAGTCGTCATCCTGGGTCTGGGTATCGGCTGGATGGTTACCCGGAACAAAGTCGACCCAAATGACGGGTCGCTCAAATCAATCAAAATCGGATACAATTATCAACAGAGCACCATAGTGGGTCCTGTCATCGTAGCATCCGAAAAAGGTTATTTCCGGGACGCCGGTTTGGACGCGGAATTGGTTCCGTTCCGGTCCGGCAGCGAGATCAAACAGGCACTGGCGGGCGGCACGGTGGATGTCGCTTCACTGTCCACCGTCGACCTGCTCATATCCGTGGACAAACAGGCGCCGGTCAAAGCCCTGGCTTTTTCCAGCTTCGGTCCGCATTTTCTCTACGTGCGGCCCGAGGATAGCGACCAGCCGCTGACATATTTTGCCGATAAGACATTTGCCACCCGCGCCGACGGCAACGGCGGTCTGGTCGTCAGTACGGCATTGCAACAGCTGGGCGCCGACGTGAAAGCGATAAAATTTCTGGACGTGGACAAAGCGGCCCGCGGGCTGGCGCTGATGCAGAACCGGACTGTGGACGCGGCCACGTTGCAATACGACCAGCGTCAACAGATGCTCGACGCGGGCGCGGTCCCGCTGAAAGCCTGGCAGGACGGGGGATACGCCAGCGCGCAAGATCCCAAATACACCACCGTTACCATGACGCTGATCAATACGGATTACCTGTCCGGCAATGCCGACGCCGCCTCGGCGTTTATTGACGCCATCATCCGCGCCCACGAATACACCGATGAGAACTTGGAGGCCAGCGCCCAGATCATCGCCGACTATACCCGCACCGCGTCGGCCGGGGCGATCGACCTGTCCGTCGATGACATTGCCGGCTCATGGCGCGACCAGGTCATCAACCGGCATATCTGGCTTGATCCCACCATCCTGGACGCGTCCATCAAGGCGGCATATGGTCTGGGCATAATCAACCGGGAGATGCCGGCGGCGGAACTTTTTGACCTGCGGTTCCAGGACCGACTGCGGGCGGCCGAACAAAACATCTATGGGCAATAA
- a CDS encoding ABC transporter permease subunit, whose product MGNKAKTIGWGLLPFIVLLLVWFCVTEFGWVSKWLAATPYDTGRAFIRLIGNGQLLKLIGISALNVIPAYLAAFALALVAGIGIGLSGRAQKIAGPILAAFYAMPSLTWLPFIVLTLGFTRNAIWCVVAISVFLRVIHNVIGGVRNVNAYWIMSAQNLGLSRLQIIRSVVIPGALPQIIVGLRQGFHSAWRSLIAAEMLISTFGGLGKYIWSAQWTMDYAKVMSGIITIAIIGVTVEQLVFRRLERATLVKWGMVREGA is encoded by the coding sequence ATGGGCAATAAAGCCAAAACAATCGGCTGGGGGTTACTGCCGTTCATCGTGCTGCTGCTGGTCTGGTTTTGCGTGACTGAATTTGGCTGGGTATCGAAATGGCTGGCGGCTACTCCGTACGACACCGGCCGGGCCTTCATACGTCTGATCGGCAACGGCCAGCTGTTGAAGCTGATCGGGATCAGCGCGCTCAATGTTATTCCGGCCTATCTGGCCGCGTTCGCTCTGGCATTGGTTGCCGGCATCGGCATCGGCCTATCGGGCCGAGCCCAAAAAATCGCCGGTCCGATTCTGGCGGCATTCTACGCCATGCCGTCATTAACCTGGCTGCCGTTCATTGTGCTGACGCTGGGTTTCACCCGCAATGCCATCTGGTGTGTGGTGGCTATTTCCGTATTCCTGCGGGTGATCCACAATGTCATCGGCGGGGTGCGCAATGTGAATGCCTACTGGATCATGTCGGCGCAGAACCTGGGTTTGTCCCGCCTTCAGATCATCCGGTCCGTGGTGATACCCGGCGCCCTGCCGCAGATTATCGTTGGCTTGCGCCAGGGGTTTCACTCGGCGTGGCGGTCGCTGATCGCCGCCGAGATGCTGATCAGCACATTCGGCGGGCTGGGCAAATACATCTGGTCGGCGCAATGGACCATGGACTATGCCAAGGTCATGAGCGGCATCATCACCATCGCCATCATTGGCGTAACGGTGGAGCAATTGGTTTTCCGCCGGCTGGAGCGGGCCACGCTGGTGAAATGGGGCATGGTCCGTGAGGGGGCATAA
- a CDS encoding DUF5666 domain-containing protein — translation MPTAMKITLSIAITAVICGIGGFFGGYQYQKSHTKVAAVPGFNQPMGGAGSQRPEGINGGRMGAGAGFRPVSGEITDLSGSTVTVVDSNGITSQVKVSNATEVSQTTTGTLNDLQTGDQVLVMGSQSSDGSIAAESIQLNPANTFGAGMIPNGVQ, via the coding sequence ATGCCCACAGCCATGAAGATTACATTAAGCATCGCTATCACCGCCGTGATTTGCGGAATCGGCGGATTCTTTGGCGGATACCAGTATCAGAAGTCACACACTAAGGTCGCGGCCGTGCCGGGCTTCAATCAACCGATGGGCGGTGCCGGCAGTCAGCGTCCGGAAGGTATTAATGGCGGCCGTATGGGAGCGGGTGCCGGTTTCCGGCCGGTCAGCGGGGAAATCACCGACTTGTCCGGTAGTACCGTCACGGTTGTTGACAGCAATGGCATCACCAGCCAGGTTAAGGTGTCCAACGCGACGGAAGTCAGTCAGACCACCACTGGCACGTTAAACGACTTGCAAACCGGAGACCAGGTGTTGGTTATGGGGAGCCAATCTTCCGACGGTTCCATCGCCGCCGAGAGCATCCAACTCAACCCCGCAAACACTTTTGGGGCAGGGATGATCCCGAACGGCGTGCAATAA
- a CDS encoding Fic family protein: MKPFIPPLLPPKFSYELLIKDIGEARDALGELRGLLTHVKNHALLTAPLLTKEAVTSSSIEGTQATLEEVYRYEAEQKTSQISEKDKDIREIINYRWAMQTAVSEMKVRPIGENLLKKIHSILLNSVRGANKDRGNIRRIQVHIGVPGRPVEEARYIPPPPQVISSLLHNWENYIHSKMEKDPVVEIGVAHYQFEAIHPFTDGNGRIGRLLIPLQLYQKGILPYPVLYTSQYFERHKKVYYDQLRSVSSDNDWTGWLQFFLNAVTIQSLETKKTIIQMIRLYDNLKEKTDDMQSRYAVGVLDLIFKNPVISVSTIRKNIGAKSPQTLYNLVDKFIAMKILQPAGSRKRNQIYVFRALLKIVDGI; the protein is encoded by the coding sequence ATGAAACCATTTATTCCCCCATTATTACCGCCAAAATTCAGTTACGAATTGCTGATAAAGGATATTGGAGAAGCGCGGGATGCGTTAGGTGAGCTGCGTGGACTTTTAACTCATGTCAAGAATCATGCATTGTTGACAGCTCCTTTGTTGACCAAAGAGGCGGTAACTAGCTCATCAATTGAGGGTACGCAGGCAACTTTGGAGGAGGTCTACAGGTATGAAGCAGAGCAGAAAACTAGCCAGATAAGTGAAAAGGATAAGGATATAAGGGAAATCATTAATTATCGTTGGGCAATGCAAACGGCAGTTTCCGAAATGAAAGTACGACCTATTGGAGAGAACTTATTAAAAAAGATACACAGCATACTACTAAATTCTGTAAGAGGAGCAAATAAGGATCGTGGAAATATTCGTCGTATTCAAGTGCACATAGGGGTGCCAGGACGACCAGTTGAGGAGGCAAGATATATTCCGCCACCACCCCAAGTGATCTCATCACTACTGCACAATTGGGAAAATTATATTCATAGTAAAATGGAAAAGGATCCAGTTGTAGAGATTGGGGTAGCGCACTACCAGTTTGAAGCTATCCATCCTTTTACAGATGGTAATGGTAGAATTGGTAGATTGTTGATACCGTTGCAATTGTATCAAAAAGGAATATTACCCTACCCCGTGCTTTACACAAGCCAATATTTCGAGCGTCACAAAAAGGTATATTACGATCAACTACGTTCGGTGAGTAGTGATAATGATTGGACGGGGTGGCTTCAATTCTTCCTAAATGCAGTAACAATACAATCTTTAGAGACAAAAAAAACAATTATTCAAATGATACGCTTATACGATAATCTCAAGGAAAAGACCGATGACATGCAGTCTAGATATGCCGTTGGGGTGTTAGATCTTATATTTAAAAATCCTGTAATTTCGGTCTCGACGATACGCAAAAATATAGGTGCCAAGAGTCCACAAACACTATATAATTTAGTCGATAAGTTTATTGCCATGAAAATATTGCAGCCAGCCGGTTCCAGGAAAAGAAATCAGATATATGTGTTTCGTGCGCTATTGAAGATTGTAGATGGCATATAA